The following nucleotide sequence is from Novipirellula artificiosorum.
CGACCTGTCCAACGCATGGAACACATTCGGACCAGGAGCCAAAAGAATATCACCGGATTAGGATGTGGGGTACAACGAGCGCTGCGCGGGCAGGGGTGGTTGGATACCTGAACACTGTGTTCGTCACAACTTAAATACCGGACGACCTCCGCAAGTGGGAGGGGCAGTTTGCCTCTTCACTTGGGAGAGGTCGAGCGCAGCGAGGGAGAGCGGTGGTGTACCTCGCCCTTTGGGAGAGGTCGAGCGCAGCGAGGGAGAGGGTTTCTTGGCTCCCAATTGACTTGCTCCCTACGCCCCCTTTCGAATCGGTGATACTTTCCATCGGTCTCCAAACCCCCACCGATTCTCTGGGCAAGACAGAATAGAACGGAGAAGAGCCATCCAAGGTGCGGGATCCTCCACCGGCTTTCTTTTTGCCCTGTCATGTATCCTCAGGGACTTCTGACGAAGTCCACGACGCCCCACTCGCAGTTTTCAACTTGACGGTCCATTCGCCCCGGGTGGCGCGAGCGCATCCGCGGTTCGACTGCTACTTGACAACACCCTGTGTGATGCCTTGCCAATCGTCGGTGCGGAACGGCGTCATCGGTAACCCTTCGACACTTTGCATGTTGCAAACGGGGTTATCGCTCCACGCGTATCGGACGGCGACGGGGTTCTCGAGCCCTTCGGCGGAGACGCGGACTTGGTTCTTGCCAACGATCTCAGCCTCGGCTTTTACAAATTGCTCGTCTTCCCCTGCAATCGTAAACCCAATCGGTACGTTCACATCAAATGTGTCGAGTCCACCGCCAACGTGGTCGAACCTCAGCACGATGGCGTCGCCGTCCTTTTCCATCGCTCGGTAACGAGGGCTTTGGTAGACGATGTCATAGCCATAATCTTTGGCCAACGCCCAACGAGCCAATCGTTTCGCGACATCCTGTTTGTTTCGTGGATGGATGTCGGACGCTTCCCCAAGATTCAAGATCACCGCTTCGCCTGTGTTGGGCAATCGGTCCATGGTCATCGTCTGGGCTTCACGCAACTCGGCCCAATCGCTATTGCCCGGCGAATCCACCTCGTTTCGATAATCCGCAAGTTGAACCCAGTAAAACGGGAAGTCGCCTTGGCCCCATTCATCGCGCCAGCTTTGGATCATCAACGAGAACAAATCGCGGTATTGGTATGCGCGACCCGCATTCGATTCCCCTTGGTACCAAATCGCTCCGCGCATCGTGTAACCGATGGTCGGCTTGAGCACACCGTTGTAGAGGTTCGCCGGACGATGTTGACCCACCAAAACATTCCGAGGTGCTTGGGGTCGCGAGCCTTTCTTTTCCTTCGTCCACTTGGCAAGTCTTTCCTGGTAATTCGCCATCGCAGCTTCGTGGTCGTAGGTCTTCGCCGTCTCATCCCATTTGGCTAACAATTCGTCGAACCCGCCCGCATTCTCTAGCACATCGCGAGAGACCCAAGCTTCGGCTGCGGATCCTCCCCAGGCGTCGTCGATCAACCCGATCGGAATATCGAGCGTTTGGTGCAATTGGCGACCAAAGAAATAGCCAACGGCCGAGAACGACTTGACCGACTCGGAGGTGCACGGCTCCCATTGTCCATCAAAGTCATCCTGAGGCTCTTGCGTGCCGACTTGAGGGACCGAAATCAGTCGAAGGTTGGGGTAGTTGGCTGCCAAGGATTCGAGGTCAGGATCGTTGGCACGGGAAACGTCGAATCCCATGTTAGATTGTCCCGAGCACAACCAGACTTCGCCAACCAAGACATCGCGGAACGTCTTTGAATCGTCGGCGGTGATCGTCAATTCGTGGGGGCCGCCGGCCGGAAGCGGATCAAGCTCAAGATCAAAACGACCGGAATCCGTTGCGGTCGTCTCTGCGGTATGCCCCGCAATTTCCGCAGTCACCTTCTGTGCGGGTGTGGTCCAGCCCCAAACATGGATCGGCTTGTCACGTTGCAGCACCATCGAATCGCCAAAGATTGACGAGGTTCGCAGTTCGGCCGATGCAAAGGATGGCAACGCCAACAGGAGCGGGATCAGGAGTAGAAGTCGAGTGATCATCAATTTGTCTCTTCGGTAGGAGGAAAGCAGGAGGGAAACAGGTCGGTCGAGCGGCTTTCGTCATACGGTTGCAGGTCCTTGAGCCAAAACCGCAAGCTTCGAACCGACTACTTTAACCGATTCCACGCCGCAATCGGTGCGTACGGTTCTTTTTTTTGCACGTTCGACGCCTCGTTTCCGTTGTGGTTTGTCACCAGCATCGGCCTCCCTTCCTCTGCCCTTCCCAGGCTCCCTTATCGCGGCAACAATCCAAGCAGGTTCATTTCCGACACGGATGGGGACGCCGAATGGCACGCAACGAGCAACTGATTCGACAGCACAAGATCCTGCAATTGCTGGAATACAATCGGTTCGGCCGCACGATCGATGAGTTGCGGGCCGAGTTGGTCAACGACCTCGGTTTAACGAGACTTCACGGACGAACGGTACGCCGAGATCTCGAAGCGTTGCAAGCCGCTGGGTTTGCGATCCAGACGGACAACGTCGAACGAGGCAAGGTTTACAAGCTGGGTCGCACCAGCAAGGGAGTTCATGAGATTGGCATCTCGGCGACCGAACTGATCTCGTTGTCGATTGGCCGTGAATTGCTTTACCCGTTGATGGGAACGCAGTATTGGCGCGGGATCGAAACGTTTTGGAATAAGGTCAAGGACGTGATTCCCGATGGCGTCTTTGAGCACTACGATCGTTACCGCAAAACACTTTACGTTTTTGGCTCACCGAGCAAATCGTACGAGCACCACGAAGGGATGCTGAAGACGATCAACCGCGCGATTCTCGATCACCGTATCTTGGAGATCACGTATGCACCGATTGGTAAGCCCCCATCCACTCGAAGGATCGAACCCTATGGGTTGGCCGTCTATCAAAGCAGCATCTATGTCGTCGCAGCTGCTCCTGAGGTCACGGAACCGTCGCAGCGGTTGCGGAATTGGAAACTCGATCGCTTCCGCCACGTCGTCGCGCTCGATGAGTACTTCAAGCCGGACCCCGAGATCGATCTGTCGGATCGACTCGGCCGGAGCATCGGTATTTTCTCAGGAGAATCGCCAACGCTCGTCAAAATTCGATTGGGGCAGCGTGCGGCAGCTTGGGTTGGCGAAGACCCTTGGCATCCCGAGCAACAGATTGAAGCCGGGGACGATGGGTATTCCATCCTGACCGTGCCCACATCGCATCCACGCGAAGTGTTGCCAAAGGTCCTTTCGCTGGGCACCGAGGCGGAAGTGATCGAGCCCGCCGAGTTCCGCGATGCCGTTGCAGAGGCGGTCCAGCAGATGGCTGCCAAGTATTTTTCGGCGTAAGCTCACCGCGGAAGCGGCCAACGAGTTCACCGCGGAAGCGGCCAACGGACAAAGGCGGATGGGGAGTCCGGGACAATTGGGGCAAAACCATCCTCCACTGGATCGGTCGCGTAATGATAGGCGAACGCCGTTCCCAGTGATTGATCGGCGTGGCTGAACACCTCGATAAGTACACGGTGGTACAGATCACCTTCGCACGGCGGGTCGCTGGCAGCTTCGATCTCATCCAGCGCACGTAAGACCGCCTTCATGTCGTCCGCTGCAAAGGTCCAGCACTCACCGAGCACCCGATCGGGGCCACTCCTCATCGCGGGGTAGTCTTCCCGGTCAAAAAGTGATCCGAACACCCAACCGGCGTCGACCGATGCGGGCACGCGTGGCCACAGAGATTGGCGACATTGGCCACGCATCAGCGTACCGTAAACAAAGACCGACAACACTCTATCCACCCTCACCCTTTTCGTCATGCGACAAGCCGATTCAGCGGGATTTCGAGCCAGCGACACATCTGGTTCACAATCCACCTTCGGTGCATCATGATATTGGGCACGGGGCGCCACTTCAATCGACTGGCGAACCGACCCAAACCTACAAACGAAACCGGATGGCCATGTCCTTGGATCCTGAATTTGCCGCTGCCCTTGCGAAGCACTCGATGGAGATCGATGAATCGATTGCCATCCGGTTGCAGCAGTTTGTCCAAGTCATGTGGCGCTGGAACGAACAATTGAACCTAACTCGGCACACGACCTGGGACCTGTTTGTTGGCCGTGACTTGCGTGATTGCTTGCAACTCGCACCGCTGCTCGAAGCGGGCGAGGAGGTCCTTGATTTGGGGAGTGGAAACGGGATCCCTGGGATTCCGTTATCGATTTTGCGTGCCGATATTGAGGTTTCCCTCGCCGAATCGGTTGCCAAACGCGCCGGAGCGCTGGGTGAAATCGTTGGCGAATTGGGACTGCCCGTTCCGGTCTACGGAGCCCGCGGGGAAGATTTGCTCGAGGATTTTCGCTTTTCGACGATTGTCAGCCGAGCGGTCGGCAGCATTTCAAAGTTCTGTCGATGGGTCGAGCCTCATTGGAGCAGCGTCGATCGTTTGCTGCTGATTAAGGGGCCAAAATGGGTCGAAGAACGCGCCGAAGCGAGGCATATCGGATCGTTAGCTAACCTGCAACTTCGTCGAGTCGCTACCTATCCGTTGGGAGATGACGAGTCGAGTGAAGGTGTCATCTTGCAGA
It contains:
- a CDS encoding helix-turn-helix transcriptional regulator; translated protein: MARNEQLIRQHKILQLLEYNRFGRTIDELRAELVNDLGLTRLHGRTVRRDLEALQAAGFAIQTDNVERGKVYKLGRTSKGVHEIGISATELISLSIGRELLYPLMGTQYWRGIETFWNKVKDVIPDGVFEHYDRYRKTLYVFGSPSKSYEHHEGMLKTINRAILDHRILEITYAPIGKPPSTRRIEPYGLAVYQSSIYVVAAAPEVTEPSQRLRNWKLDRFRHVVALDEYFKPDPEIDLSDRLGRSIGIFSGESPTLVKIRLGQRAAAWVGEDPWHPEQQIEAGDDGYSILTVPTSHPREVLPKVLSLGTEAEVIEPAEFRDAVAEAVQQMAAKYFSA
- a CDS encoding sialate O-acetylesterase, with protein sequence MITRLLLLIPLLLALPSFASAELRTSSIFGDSMVLQRDKPIHVWGWTTPAQKVTAEIAGHTAETTATDSGRFDLELDPLPAGGPHELTITADDSKTFRDVLVGEVWLCSGQSNMGFDVSRANDPDLESLAANYPNLRLISVPQVGTQEPQDDFDGQWEPCTSESVKSFSAVGYFFGRQLHQTLDIPIGLIDDAWGGSAAEAWVSRDVLENAGGFDELLAKWDETAKTYDHEAAMANYQERLAKWTKEKKGSRPQAPRNVLVGQHRPANLYNGVLKPTIGYTMRGAIWYQGESNAGRAYQYRDLFSLMIQSWRDEWGQGDFPFYWVQLADYRNEVDSPGNSDWAELREAQTMTMDRLPNTGEAVILNLGEASDIHPRNKQDVAKRLARWALAKDYGYDIVYQSPRYRAMEKDGDAIVLRFDHVGGGLDTFDVNVPIGFTIAGEDEQFVKAEAEIVGKNQVRVSAEGLENPVAVRYAWSDNPVCNMQSVEGLPMTPFRTDDWQGITQGVVK
- the rsmG gene encoding 16S rRNA (guanine(527)-N(7))-methyltransferase RsmG is translated as MSLDPEFAAALAKHSMEIDESIAIRLQQFVQVMWRWNEQLNLTRHTTWDLFVGRDLRDCLQLAPLLEAGEEVLDLGSGNGIPGIPLSILRADIEVSLAESVAKRAGALGEIVGELGLPVPVYGARGEDLLEDFRFSTIVSRAVGSISKFCRWVEPHWSSVDRLLLIKGPKWVEERAEARHIGSLANLQLRRVATYPLGDDESSEGVILQIWPAGPRGARFA
- a CDS encoding gamma-glutamylcyclotransferase family protein; translation: MLSVFVYGTLMRGQCRQSLWPRVPASVDAGWVFGSLFDREDYPAMRSGPDRVLGECWTFAADDMKAVLRALDEIEAASDPPCEGDLYHRVLIEVFSHADQSLGTAFAYHYATDPVEDGFAPIVPDSPSAFVRWPLPR